A region of Longimicrobium sp. DNA encodes the following proteins:
- a CDS encoding erythromycin esterase family protein: MSPEAQWLAANAHPIATLAIGNDFRDLEPLRAAIGGARMVMLGEQSHGDGTTFLAKARLIAFLHQEMGFDVLAWESGIYDVHEVWDHIRAGEDVLAASRRGIFGIWTRSEQVLPTLDYVSRTLGTARPLEMAGFDNQLTGTIADDSLSAHVLAFARGIGSPVADDPEWPAAAATLTDLAVTGSQPKPSLADQARLLRILGALRLDAFARSERDREALFWMQALSSIESYARMRWAANTPPTSEDNNPRDAQMGANLVWLANNYYPGRKIIVWAASAHTARNLAPLRTSEGVRPFASGWTVHMGDQVYRAPGVEMYSIGFTAAGGSFGQVGGAPQTIRPNLLESLETHFAATPFDYAFIDFRQRAAGGDWLTDTYSRPFGYSDLRGDWTAVFDGMIFTRVMTPSTLAPR, from the coding sequence TTGTCTCCAGAGGCACAGTGGCTGGCCGCGAACGCGCACCCCATCGCCACGCTCGCCATCGGCAACGACTTCCGCGACCTGGAGCCGCTGCGCGCGGCCATCGGCGGCGCGCGGATGGTGATGCTGGGCGAGCAGTCGCATGGCGACGGCACCACGTTCCTGGCCAAGGCGCGCCTGATCGCCTTTCTGCACCAGGAGATGGGCTTCGACGTGCTGGCGTGGGAAAGCGGGATCTACGACGTGCACGAGGTGTGGGACCACATCCGCGCCGGCGAGGACGTGCTGGCGGCGAGCCGGCGCGGGATCTTTGGGATCTGGACGCGGAGCGAGCAGGTGCTCCCCACGCTGGACTACGTCTCGCGGACCCTGGGCACGGCCCGCCCGCTGGAAATGGCCGGCTTCGACAACCAGCTCACCGGCACCATCGCCGACGACTCGCTTTCGGCGCACGTGCTGGCGTTCGCGCGCGGCATCGGCTCGCCCGTGGCCGACGACCCGGAGTGGCCCGCCGCCGCCGCCACCCTCACGGATCTCGCCGTCACGGGCTCTCAGCCGAAGCCCTCGCTCGCCGATCAGGCACGCCTCCTCCGCATCCTGGGCGCGCTGCGGCTCGACGCCTTCGCGCGCAGCGAGCGCGACCGCGAGGCGCTCTTCTGGATGCAGGCGCTGTCCAGCATCGAATCGTATGCGCGGATGAGGTGGGCCGCCAACACTCCACCCACCTCCGAGGACAACAACCCACGCGACGCGCAAATGGGGGCCAACCTGGTGTGGCTCGCCAACAACTACTATCCGGGGCGCAAGATCATCGTGTGGGCCGCCAGCGCGCACACCGCGCGCAACCTGGCGCCCCTCAGGACGAGCGAGGGGGTGCGGCCCTTTGCGAGCGGCTGGACGGTGCACATGGGGGACCAGGTGTACCGCGCGCCCGGCGTGGAGATGTACTCCATCGGCTTCACGGCGGCAGGGGGGAGCTTCGGCCAGGTGGGCGGCGCTCCGCAGACCATCCGCCCCAACCTGCTGGAGTCGCTGGAGACCCACTTCGCGGCCACCCCGTTCGACTACGCCTTCATCGACTTCCGCCAGCGGGCCGCGGGCGGCGACTGGCTCACCGACACGTACTCGCGCCCGTTCGGCTACTCCGACCTCCGCGGCGACTGGACCGCCGTGTTCGACGGAATGATCTTCACCCGCGTCATGACGCCGAGCACCCTCGCTCCGCGCTAG
- a CDS encoding type II toxin-antitoxin system RelE/ParE family toxin: MGSSLEDLSALPTLVKRAFGFALRTAQDGGKHPDAKPLHGFHGAGVLEVVEDHAGDTYRAIYTVRFGSAVYVLHVFQKKSKHGIGTPKHEMDLVRARLEAARRMHEGR, from the coding sequence GTGGGATCATCGCTGGAAGATCTTAGTGCCCTACCGACACTGGTGAAGCGCGCCTTTGGATTCGCGCTCCGAACCGCGCAGGACGGCGGGAAGCACCCGGATGCCAAGCCGCTCCACGGATTCCACGGAGCAGGCGTGCTGGAGGTGGTAGAGGACCATGCGGGCGACACCTACCGGGCCATCTACACGGTAAGGTTTGGGAGCGCAGTGTACGTCCTGCACGTCTTCCAGAAGAAGAGCAAGCATGGCATCGGCACCCCGAAGCACGAGATGGATCTGGTCCGTGCACGGCTCGAAGCCGCCCGGCGGATGCACGAAGGCAGATAA
- a CDS encoding SDR family NAD(P)-dependent oxidoreductase — MTYLAGKHAVVTGGGRGIGAAIADELARLGADLTLMGRDLPRLEAHAATLRERHGVEVRALECDVTDEFSVLDAFISARDELGNAAILVNNAGQSAAGPLIDTSIEVWNRMLAVNLTGTFLCTREVIPAMTVARWGRVVNIASTAGLRGYPKTAAYTAAKHGVVGLTRALALETAKLGITVNAVCPGYTDTDMATAAIGNLVRELGKTEEEARKMITRVNPMGRLIDPAEVAAAVGWLCSPAASGVTGQALAVAGGEV, encoded by the coding sequence ATGACCTACCTCGCTGGCAAGCACGCCGTGGTCACCGGCGGCGGGCGCGGCATCGGCGCGGCGATCGCGGACGAGCTGGCGCGGCTCGGCGCCGACCTCACCCTGATGGGCCGCGACCTGCCTCGCCTGGAGGCGCACGCGGCCACCCTTCGCGAGCGGCACGGCGTCGAGGTGCGGGCGCTCGAGTGCGACGTCACGGACGAGTTTTCGGTCCTGGACGCGTTCATCAGCGCGCGCGACGAGCTGGGGAATGCCGCGATCCTGGTGAACAACGCGGGCCAGTCCGCCGCCGGTCCGTTGATCGACACGTCGATCGAGGTCTGGAACCGGATGCTGGCGGTGAACCTGACGGGTACCTTTCTCTGCACCCGCGAGGTGATCCCCGCGATGACGGTGGCGCGCTGGGGGCGGGTGGTGAACATCGCTTCGACGGCGGGGCTGCGCGGCTATCCGAAGACGGCGGCGTACACCGCGGCCAAGCACGGCGTCGTCGGCCTCACCCGCGCCCTCGCGCTGGAGACGGCGAAGCTGGGGATCACCGTCAACGCCGTCTGCCCCGGCTACACCGACACGGACATGGCGACCGCCGCCATCGGCAACCTGGTGCGCGAGCTGGGGAAGACGGAGGAGGAGGCGCGGAAGATGATCACCCGCGTCAACCCCATGGGCCGCCTGATCGACCCCGCCGAGGTCGCCGCCGCGGTCGGCTGGCTCTGCTCCCCCGCGGCGTCCGGGGTGACGGGGCAGGCGCTGGCGGTGGCGGGGGGGGAGGTGTAG
- a CDS encoding RidA family protein codes for MIDILQPDGWAKPRGYANGTAASGRVVFTAGQIGWNPRTCEFETDDFAAQVGQALRNVAAVLAEAGARPEHVTRLIWYVTDRDAYLSAGRALGDAYREVFGRHYPAMAVVVVAALLEARALVEIEATAVVPE; via the coding sequence TTGATTGACATCCTCCAGCCCGACGGTTGGGCGAAGCCGCGCGGCTACGCGAACGGCACCGCGGCATCGGGCCGCGTCGTGTTCACGGCGGGGCAGATCGGATGGAATCCGCGCACCTGCGAGTTCGAGACGGACGACTTCGCCGCGCAGGTGGGGCAGGCGCTGCGCAACGTTGCCGCCGTGCTCGCCGAGGCGGGCGCGCGGCCGGAGCACGTCACCCGCCTCATCTGGTACGTCACCGACCGCGACGCCTACCTCTCCGCCGGCCGCGCGCTCGGCGACGCATACCGCGAGGTGTTCGGCCGCCACTACCCCGCGATGGCCGTCGTCGTCGTTGCAGCGCTTCTGGAGGCGCGTGCGCTCGTCGAGATCGAAGCGACCGCCGTGGTGCCGGAGTAG
- a CDS encoding enoyl-CoA hydratase family protein, protein MNTKILGADLKPTSFRWQVEGPVATVTLARPERKNPLTFESYAELRDTFRQLQFATDVKVVVLTGEGGNFCSGGDVHEIIGPLVGMRERKEMDELLAFTRMTGDLVKSIRGCPQPVIAAIDGACVGAGAILAMSSDLRLGTARSKVAFLFTKVGLSGADMGACAMLPRIIGQGRASELLFTGRTMGGEEAERWGFYNRLVEPDALQEEARKLASDLAAGPTFAHFMTKKCLHQEWAMGVDEAIEAEAQAQAICMQTEDFARAYHAFAAKERPVFQGN, encoded by the coding sequence ATGAACACCAAGATCCTCGGCGCCGATCTCAAGCCCACCTCGTTCCGCTGGCAGGTGGAGGGGCCGGTCGCAACGGTGACGCTCGCGCGGCCGGAGCGAAAGAATCCGCTCACCTTTGAGAGCTACGCCGAGCTGCGCGACACCTTTCGGCAGCTGCAGTTCGCCACCGACGTGAAGGTGGTGGTGCTGACGGGCGAGGGGGGCAACTTCTGCTCGGGCGGCGACGTGCACGAGATCATCGGGCCGCTGGTGGGGATGCGCGAGCGGAAGGAGATGGACGAGCTGCTCGCCTTCACCCGCATGACCGGGGACCTGGTGAAGTCCATCCGCGGCTGTCCGCAGCCCGTGATCGCGGCCATCGACGGGGCGTGCGTGGGGGCGGGGGCCATCCTCGCGATGTCCAGCGACCTGCGGCTGGGGACGGCGCGCAGCAAGGTGGCGTTCCTCTTCACCAAGGTGGGTCTTTCCGGCGCGGACATGGGGGCGTGCGCGATGCTCCCGCGCATCATCGGGCAGGGGCGCGCGTCCGAGCTGCTCTTCACGGGGCGCACGATGGGGGGCGAGGAGGCCGAGCGCTGGGGCTTCTACAACCGCCTCGTGGAGCCGGATGCCCTGCAGGAGGAGGCGCGCAAGCTCGCGTCCGACCTCGCCGCCGGGCCGACGTTCGCGCACTTCATGACCAAGAAGTGCCTCCACCAGGAGTGGGCGATGGGCGTGGACGAGGCGATCGAGGCCGAGGCCCAGGCCCAGGCCATCTGCATGCAGACCGAAGACTTCGCGCGCGCCTACCACGCGTTCGCGGCCAAGGAGCGGCCCGTTTTCCAGGGCAACTGA
- a CDS encoding zinc-dependent alcohol dehydrogenase: MRAMVYRGPYRIRVEEKDIPPIEHPNDAIVRVTMGAICGSDLHLYHGLVPDTRVGTTFGHEFIGVVEKVGSSVQNLKPGDRVMVPFNIFCGSCFFCARGLQGNCHNANANATAAGAIYGYSHTTGGYDGGQAEFVRVPFADVGPTIIPEWMDDEDAVMLTDACPTGYFGAQLGEIREGDVVAVFGAGPVGLYAAKSAWLMGAGRVIVIDHIEYRLEKARSFAHAETINFTEHDDLIVHMKKITGGLGADVCIDAVGAEADGAFFQHVTSVKLKLQGGSPVALNWAIDSVRKGGTISVVGVYGPMFSAIKFGDAFNKGLTLRMNQCPVKRQWPRLFEHVKNGYLKPSELVTHRIPLEHIAEGYHIFSSKLDGCIKPVVVPNAH, encoded by the coding sequence ATGCGCGCGATGGTTTACCGCGGCCCGTACCGGATCCGGGTGGAGGAGAAGGACATCCCGCCCATCGAGCACCCCAACGACGCCATCGTGCGCGTCACCATGGGGGCGATCTGCGGATCGGACCTTCACCTGTACCACGGGCTGGTGCCCGACACCCGCGTGGGGACGACGTTCGGGCACGAGTTCATCGGCGTGGTGGAGAAGGTGGGCTCATCGGTGCAGAACCTGAAGCCGGGCGACCGGGTGATGGTGCCCTTCAACATCTTCTGCGGCTCGTGCTTCTTCTGCGCGCGCGGGCTGCAGGGCAACTGCCACAACGCCAACGCCAACGCCACGGCGGCGGGCGCCATCTACGGCTACTCGCACACCACCGGCGGCTACGATGGCGGCCAGGCGGAGTTCGTGCGCGTCCCCTTCGCCGACGTGGGCCCCACCATCATCCCCGAGTGGATGGACGACGAGGACGCCGTCATGCTCACCGACGCCTGCCCCACGGGGTACTTCGGGGCGCAGCTCGGCGAGATCCGCGAGGGCGACGTGGTGGCGGTGTTCGGGGCGGGGCCGGTGGGGCTCTACGCGGCCAAGAGCGCGTGGCTGATGGGCGCGGGGCGCGTCATCGTCATCGACCACATCGAGTACCGGCTGGAGAAGGCGCGCAGCTTCGCCCACGCGGAGACGATCAACTTCACGGAGCACGACGACCTGATCGTGCACATGAAGAAGATCACCGGCGGGCTGGGCGCCGACGTGTGCATCGACGCGGTGGGCGCCGAGGCGGACGGCGCCTTCTTCCAGCACGTGACCTCCGTCAAGCTCAAGCTGCAGGGGGGCTCGCCCGTGGCGCTGAACTGGGCGATCGACTCGGTGCGCAAGGGCGGCACCATCTCCGTCGTGGGCGTGTACGGCCCGATGTTCAGCGCCATCAAGTTCGGCGACGCCTTCAACAAGGGGCTCACGCTGCGCATGAACCAGTGCCCGGTGAAGCGCCAGTGGCCGCGCCTCTTCGAGCACGTGAAGAACGGCTACCTGAAGCCGAGCGAGCTGGTGACCCACCGCATCCCGCTGGAGCACATCGCGGAGGGGTACCACATCTTCTCCTCGAAGCTGGACGGCTGCATCAAGCCGGTCGTCGTCCCCAACGCCCACTGA
- a CDS encoding bifunctional salicylyl-CoA 5-hydroxylase/oxidoreductase: protein MAAVDRKPLSVAIVGGGPAGLYLALLLRKADPARRVTVFERNRADDTFGWGVVFSDQTLGNLREADPESYREIADHFAHWDDIDIHFRGTTITSGGHGFSGIARVKLLQILRDRAAALGAELRFEQDVADDANLEGVDLVVAADGVNSRLRAKYADDFSPDLDVRSARFVWLGTTKLFDAFTFIFVENEHGVFQVHAYRYDDRNSAFIVECDERSWRNAGFEGMDEAATVAACERMFAPWLDGHALRSNAPHLRSPWISFTRVSNERWFTMGGAAAPVALIGDAAHTAHFSIGSGTKLAMEDAIALARILDAEPDLEKALASYQEERRTDAVRLQNAARNSMEWFENVRRYVHLDPPQFAYSLLTRSQRVGHESLRLRDRAYLEGVERWFASRAEEREPPAPIPPMFTPFKLRGMTLHNRVVVAPMDMYSAEEGTPNDFHLVHLGARALGGAALVFTEMACVSPEARITLGCTGMYADEHLAAWTRIVRFVHERTPAKICLQLGHSGRKGSTRLMWEGMDQPLEEGGWEVLAPSAEPWAPGNPVPRPMTRAEMDRVRDDFVRATEMAAMARFDMVELHCAHGYLLSSFITPLSNTRTDEYGGSLENRLRYPLEVFAAMRAAWPQARPMSVRISATDWVEEGMGCGDSVEVARAFHAAGADVIHVSAGQTSPGAKPVYGRMFQTPFSDRIRNEARVPTIAVGNITEADQVNGIIAAGRADLCALARPHLTDPHWTIHAAAELGYADQWWPVQYGSGRVQLERQVQRKAELAGGGI from the coding sequence GTGGCCGCAGTCGATCGCAAGCCCCTGAGCGTGGCCATCGTAGGAGGGGGGCCGGCGGGGCTCTACCTGGCGCTCCTGCTGCGCAAGGCGGACCCCGCGCGCCGCGTCACCGTCTTCGAGCGCAACCGTGCCGACGACACGTTCGGGTGGGGCGTCGTCTTCTCCGACCAGACGCTCGGTAACCTGCGCGAGGCCGATCCCGAGTCGTACCGCGAGATCGCCGACCACTTCGCGCACTGGGACGATATCGACATCCACTTCCGCGGCACCACCATCACCTCGGGCGGGCACGGCTTCTCCGGCATCGCCCGCGTCAAGCTCCTCCAGATCCTCCGCGACCGCGCCGCCGCCCTCGGCGCCGAGCTCCGCTTCGAACAGGACGTAGCGGATGACGCAAACCTCGAAGGCGTGGACCTGGTGGTCGCCGCGGACGGGGTGAACAGCCGGCTGCGCGCGAAGTACGCGGACGACTTCAGCCCCGATCTGGACGTGCGCTCGGCCCGCTTCGTGTGGCTGGGGACGACCAAGCTGTTCGACGCCTTCACCTTCATCTTCGTCGAGAACGAGCACGGCGTTTTCCAGGTGCACGCCTACCGCTACGACGACCGCAACTCCGCCTTCATCGTGGAATGCGACGAACGGTCGTGGCGCAACGCGGGCTTCGAGGGGATGGACGAGGCGGCGACGGTGGCGGCGTGCGAGAGGATGTTCGCGCCGTGGCTGGATGGGCACGCGCTGCGCAGCAACGCGCCGCACCTGCGCTCGCCCTGGATCTCGTTCACGCGCGTCAGCAACGAGCGCTGGTTCACCATGGGGGGCGCCGCCGCCCCCGTCGCGCTGATCGGCGATGCGGCGCACACGGCGCACTTCTCCATCGGCTCCGGGACGAAGCTGGCGATGGAGGACGCCATCGCGCTCGCCCGCATCCTGGACGCGGAGCCCGACCTGGAGAAGGCGCTGGCGAGCTACCAGGAGGAGCGGCGCACCGACGCCGTCCGGCTCCAGAACGCGGCGCGCAACTCGATGGAGTGGTTCGAGAACGTGCGGCGCTACGTGCACCTCGATCCGCCGCAGTTCGCGTACTCGCTGCTCACGCGCAGTCAGCGGGTGGGCCACGAGAGCCTGCGCCTGCGCGACCGCGCGTACCTGGAGGGCGTGGAGCGATGGTTCGCGTCGCGCGCCGAGGAGCGCGAGCCTCCGGCGCCCATCCCCCCGATGTTCACGCCCTTCAAGCTGCGCGGGATGACGCTGCACAACCGCGTCGTCGTCGCGCCGATGGACATGTACTCGGCGGAGGAGGGCACGCCCAACGACTTCCACCTGGTGCACCTGGGCGCCCGCGCGCTGGGCGGCGCCGCGCTGGTCTTCACCGAGATGGCGTGCGTCTCCCCCGAGGCGCGCATCACCCTGGGCTGCACGGGGATGTACGCGGACGAGCACCTCGCCGCGTGGACGCGCATCGTGCGCTTCGTGCACGAGCGGACGCCCGCCAAGATCTGCCTTCAGCTCGGCCATTCCGGCCGCAAGGGCTCCACGCGGCTGATGTGGGAGGGGATGGACCAGCCGCTGGAGGAGGGCGGCTGGGAAGTCCTCGCTCCCTCCGCCGAGCCGTGGGCCCCCGGCAACCCCGTCCCCCGCCCGATGACGCGCGCCGAGATGGACCGCGTGCGCGACGATTTCGTGCGCGCCACGGAGATGGCGGCCATGGCGCGGTTCGACATGGTGGAGCTGCACTGCGCGCACGGCTACCTCCTCTCCTCCTTCATCACCCCGCTCAGCAACACGCGCACGGACGAGTACGGCGGCTCGCTGGAGAACCGCCTGCGCTACCCGCTGGAGGTCTTCGCCGCCATGCGCGCCGCGTGGCCCCAAGCGCGCCCCATGTCGGTGCGCATCTCGGCGACGGACTGGGTGGAGGAGGGGATGGGGTGCGGCGACTCGGTGGAGGTGGCGCGCGCCTTCCACGCCGCCGGCGCGGACGTGATCCACGTGTCGGCAGGCCAGACCTCGCCGGGCGCGAAGCCGGTGTACGGGCGCATGTTCCAGACGCCGTTCAGCGACCGCATCCGCAACGAGGCGCGAGTGCCGACGATCGCGGTGGGCAACATCACCGAGGCGGACCAGGTGAACGGGATCATCGCCGCCGGCCGCGCGGACCTGTGCGCCCTCGCCCGCCCGCACCTCACCGACCCGCACTGGACCATCCACGCCGCCGCCGAGCTTGGCTACGCGGACCAGTGGTGGCCGGTGCAGTACGGCAGCGGGCGAGTGCAGCTGGAGCGGCAGGTGCAGCGGAAGGCGGAGCTGGCGGGGGGTGGGATCTGA
- a CDS encoding nuclear transport factor 2 family protein: protein MRILLILVAAALVAAPQTARAQAPADSAAIRQTALDYALGWYDGDGPRMQRALHPELAKRRVSTDDAGRSRIVQMSAMTLVGQAANGGGRDTPAAERRADVRILDLFQNVASVRVDMSGWIDYMHIAKWNGRWVIVNVLWEDRRDAAR, encoded by the coding sequence GTGCGAATCCTGCTCATCCTGGTGGCGGCCGCGCTGGTGGCGGCGCCTCAAACCGCCCGCGCGCAGGCCCCGGCGGACTCCGCCGCCATCCGCCAGACCGCCCTGGACTACGCGCTGGGATGGTACGACGGGGACGGGCCGCGGATGCAGCGCGCCCTCCACCCCGAGCTCGCCAAGCGCCGTGTGTCCACCGACGACGCGGGGCGCAGCCGCATCGTCCAGATGAGTGCCATGACGCTGGTGGGGCAGGCGGCCAACGGCGGCGGGCGCGACACCCCCGCCGCGGAGCGCCGCGCCGACGTGCGCATCCTCGATCTCTTCCAGAACGTCGCCTCCGTGCGCGTGGACATGTCCGGGTGGATCGACTACATGCACATAGCCAAGTGGAACGGCCGCTGGGTGATCGTCAACGTGTTGTGGGAGGACCGGCGCGACGCCGCGCGCTAA
- a CDS encoding helix-turn-helix transcriptional regulator, whose protein sequence is MSDDIRIIEGSANVFADLGLANADEQLAKADLAIAIVRRVEERGLTQADAARLLRTTQPRISDLRRGRLDRFSIDTLLRLLTRLGMDVELRFTPKQDETARVRVVDPAA, encoded by the coding sequence ATGAGCGACGACATCCGCATTATTGAGGGCAGCGCGAACGTTTTCGCGGATCTGGGGCTCGCTAACGCCGACGAACAGCTGGCGAAGGCGGACCTCGCAATCGCGATCGTCCGTCGTGTCGAGGAGCGCGGACTGACCCAAGCGGACGCCGCACGTCTGCTTCGCACCACGCAGCCGCGCATCTCGGACCTGCGCCGCGGCAGGCTCGACCGTTTCTCCATCGACACCCTCCTCCGCCTCCTGACGCGCCTGGGGATGGACGTCGAGCTACGCTTCACTCCCAAGCAGGACGAGACGGCGCGCGTCCGGGTGGTGGACCCCGCCGCATGA
- a CDS encoding benzoate-CoA ligase family protein, translating to MPPMLQATVQAAPTAHADTFARDHLPPRELWPEIDLSGVPALAGRARINAAAELVDARVAAGDGERTALVFAGGRWTYAELMENANRIAGVLRDDLGLVPGNRVLLRGFNSPMMAAAWFGVLKAGGIVVATMPLLRNREITTLLDRARIRFALCDARLLDEMPGHAPSLERTVVFGAEGDDSLEARMARQPATFANVDTSAEDVALLAFTSGTTGQPKGAMHFHRDLLAAADTFSAHVLRPGPDDLFCGSPPLAFTYGLGGYLLFPMRAGAATLLLEQATPPQLLQGIQDHRATIVFTAPTAYRAMSGMVKDFDISSLKKCVSAGETLPLATFEAWREATGLRIIDGIGSTEMLHIFISAADDDIRPGSTGRPVPGYRATLLGDDGQPVAPGELGRLAVRGPTGCRYLDDDERQAKYVENGWNITGDAYRMDEDGYFWFQARNDDMIISSGYNIAGPEVENALLEHPAVLECACVAAPDEERGHVVKAFVVLRDGNVPGDEMVKALKEFVKQQIAPYKYPRRVEFVHSLPRTATGKLQRFRLRDPAT from the coding sequence ATGCCGCCCATGCTCCAGGCGACGGTGCAGGCCGCCCCCACGGCGCACGCGGACACCTTTGCGCGCGACCATCTTCCGCCGCGGGAGCTGTGGCCGGAGATCGACCTCTCCGGCGTGCCGGCGCTGGCGGGACGGGCGCGCATCAACGCCGCCGCGGAGCTGGTGGACGCGCGCGTCGCCGCGGGCGATGGCGAGCGGACAGCGCTCGTCTTTGCTGGCGGACGGTGGACGTACGCGGAGCTGATGGAGAATGCCAACCGCATCGCCGGGGTGCTGCGCGACGATCTGGGGCTGGTGCCAGGCAACCGTGTGCTGCTGCGCGGCTTCAACTCGCCGATGATGGCCGCGGCGTGGTTTGGCGTGCTCAAGGCGGGCGGCATCGTCGTCGCCACCATGCCGCTGCTCCGCAACCGCGAGATCACGACGCTGCTGGACCGCGCCCGCATCCGCTTCGCCCTCTGCGATGCGCGGCTGCTGGACGAGATGCCGGGGCACGCGCCGTCGCTGGAGCGGACGGTCGTGTTCGGCGCGGAGGGCGACGACTCGCTGGAGGCGCGGATGGCGCGGCAGCCGGCGACGTTCGCGAACGTGGATACGTCGGCGGAGGACGTCGCGCTCCTCGCCTTCACCTCGGGGACGACGGGGCAGCCAAAGGGGGCGATGCACTTCCACCGCGACCTTCTGGCCGCGGCGGACACCTTTTCGGCGCACGTGCTGCGTCCGGGGCCGGACGACCTCTTCTGCGGATCGCCGCCGCTGGCGTTCACGTACGGGCTGGGCGGCTACCTCCTCTTCCCCATGCGCGCGGGCGCGGCGACGCTGCTGCTGGAGCAGGCCACCCCGCCTCAGCTTCTGCAGGGAATCCAGGACCATCGCGCCACCATCGTCTTCACCGCGCCCACAGCCTACCGAGCGATGTCGGGGATGGTCAAGGACTTCGACATCTCATCGCTGAAGAAGTGCGTCTCGGCGGGGGAGACGCTCCCGCTGGCGACGTTCGAGGCGTGGCGCGAAGCGACCGGGCTGCGCATCATCGACGGCATCGGCTCCACCGAGATGCTGCACATCTTCATCAGCGCCGCGGACGACGACATTCGGCCGGGCTCGACGGGGCGCCCGGTGCCGGGTTACCGCGCCACGCTGCTGGGCGATGACGGCCAGCCCGTCGCGCCGGGCGAGCTGGGGCGGCTGGCGGTGCGCGGGCCGACCGGGTGCCGCTACCTGGATGACGACGAGCGACAGGCGAAGTATGTGGAGAACGGCTGGAACATCACCGGCGACGCGTACAGGATGGACGAGGACGGCTACTTCTGGTTCCAGGCGCGCAACGACGACATGATCATCTCCTCCGGCTACAACATCGCCGGCCCGGAGGTGGAGAATGCGCTCCTCGAGCACCCCGCCGTCCTGGAGTGCGCCTGCGTCGCCGCGCCGGACGAGGAGCGCGGCCACGTGGTCAAAGCCTTTGTCGTCCTCCGCGACGGCAATGTGCCCGGGGACGAGATGGTGAAGGCACTCAAGGAGTTCGTGAAGCAGCAGATCGCGCCCTACAAGTATCCGCGCCGCGTGGAGTTCGTCCACTCCCTCCCGCGCACCGCCACCGGCAAGCTCCAGCGCTTCCGCCTGCGGGACCCGGCCACCTGA
- a CDS encoding acyl-CoA dehydrogenase family protein translates to MPDRTFLSWPFFDEGHRRLVAELDAWIPREISPLANAHADVDATCRELVRRLAAGGWLRYAVPAAQGGAHERLEVRSLCVIRELLAHASGLADFAFALQGLGAGPISLFGNDDQRARWLPAIAAGEAVMAFALSEPDAGSDVSAMTTTARRADGGYVIDGRKTWISNAGIADRYTVFTRFPEAGERGFAAFVVDADNPGLRVSERIDVTAPHPLGTVDFDGCRVGADALLGEAGGGMKVALGTLDVFRSTVGAAALGFARRALDEAVAFTTARQVFGSVLSEHQLTRAALAEMAVAVDTSALLVYRAAWTRDGGAPRVTREAAMAKLHATESAQQVIDRAVQLLGARGVVAGSVVESLYREVRALRIYEGTSEIQKLVIAGQLLAS, encoded by the coding sequence ATGCCTGATCGCACCTTTTTGTCGTGGCCCTTCTTCGACGAGGGCCACCGGCGGCTCGTGGCGGAGCTGGATGCGTGGATTCCGCGCGAGATCTCGCCGCTCGCGAATGCGCACGCCGACGTGGACGCGACGTGCCGTGAGCTCGTGCGAAGGCTGGCGGCGGGCGGATGGCTGCGCTACGCGGTTCCGGCCGCGCAGGGCGGCGCGCACGAGCGGCTGGAGGTGCGCTCCCTCTGCGTGATCCGCGAGCTGCTGGCGCACGCGTCCGGGCTGGCCGACTTCGCGTTCGCCTTGCAGGGGCTCGGCGCGGGACCGATCTCGCTCTTTGGGAACGATGACCAGCGCGCCCGCTGGCTTCCGGCGATCGCGGCGGGGGAGGCGGTGATGGCGTTCGCGCTCTCGGAGCCGGATGCAGGGTCCGATGTGAGCGCGATGACGACGACGGCGCGGCGGGCGGACGGCGGCTACGTGATCGACGGGCGCAAGACGTGGATCTCCAACGCCGGGATCGCGGACCGCTACACCGTCTTCACGCGCTTCCCCGAGGCCGGCGAGCGCGGGTTCGCCGCCTTCGTGGTGGATGCCGACAACCCCGGCCTACGCGTCTCCGAGCGCATCGACGTCACCGCGCCGCACCCGCTGGGCACCGTGGACTTCGATGGGTGCCGGGTGGGCGCCGATGCGCTTCTCGGCGAGGCGGGGGGCGGGATGAAGGTGGCGCTGGGGACGCTGGACGTCTTTCGCTCGACCGTGGGCGCCGCGGCGCTGGGCTTCGCGCGGCGGGCGCTCGACGAGGCGGTGGCGTTCACCACGGCGCGGCAGGTGTTCGGCAGCGTGCTCAGCGAGCACCAGCTCACCCGCGCCGCGCTCGCCGAAATGGCCGTTGCCGTGGACACCAGCGCGCTCCTCGTATACCGTGCGGCATGGACGCGCGACGGCGGCGCACCGCGCGTCACCCGCGAGGCGGCCATGGCGAAGCTGCACGCCACCGAATCGGCCCAGCAGGTGATCGACCGGGCCGTCCAGCTTCTCGGCGCGCGCGGCGTCGTGGCGGGGAGCGTGGTGGAATCGCTGTATCGCGAGGTGCGCGCCCTCCGCATCTACGAGGGCACGTCCGAGATCCAGAAGCTCGTCATCGCCGGCCAGCTCCTCGCCAGCTGA